From the Gadus chalcogrammus isolate NIFS_2021 chromosome 18, NIFS_Gcha_1.0, whole genome shotgun sequence genome, the window AACCTTACGGGTTAAAACTTTAATGTGATTTTCCTTGATTGCAATATAAATTGTGATTTATCTTCATTGAGATGTTAATGTATGATTTTAGCTGTAGAATATTGTACGGCAATAGTACATTTAGCCTCAGAATGTGAATAGACGGtaatacttttattttctttccttttgtaGCTCTTGTGTTCACAGATTTCCGGGAGCTAAGGGATCGTCTGTTGGCTCAAAACTGTGAGCCATCAGGTAAAGAGACAGATCATTATCCAGCTGGGGATGCTCCAAGTAGCATTAGGGATATGCCAGACTTTCCTCATACTGTCCTTAGCGTCAGCAGCAGATCTTTGTCACGCACCCCTCAGCCAGGGGTAACTCCCCATGGAGTTTGTTTTTAGCGTCCTCAAAGCTATTCTTGTTCttccaaccaaacacaaaaaggATGACGAGACAATACTTGAAACTTTTGTTAACCCCAGCAGGTTGGAGGTCAGCCTTTTACCTGGTAACAAATTTCAGAAATCCAAATCACAGTCAGAAATTTCACAATGCAAGTCTAAGTTTTAAGCCCTTAAATCACCCATTGATTCATCCCCAGAAAGTCCTTCAACAGTATAAAAAATATGTTCCCTGATTCATTCCGTCTGTGCACGGACCCGTATCAACGAGCAGGTGtacgcctgcagccagagggggcgccacaATACtaattccccacacaatgttacGTACTTCATTGAAAATCAATTTtttttgcttgcttgcttgcttgcttgtggcgccccccccccccccccatgtgatttggcgccccccacaaatatggcgctccgggcggctgcctggttcgcccgtgccCAAAACCGCCACTGCGTACACGGAAAGCCCTTCACCAAAtaaaaatcttaaaaaaaaaagctttgaggaaaaaaaaaaacctcagtGTTCTTTTCCCAATCGGTCCTAAAAACGCCAGGTCCTCCGGCCCCCAGATTACCCCGTCCCGTTACTCTGGGGGCCGTGTGTAGCTGGTCGGGGGCTCCCCGTGGTCGGCGGTCTCATGAACAGCCGCATGAGGCCAGCCTTGTGCAGCTGCTGCCACAGCGCCAGCTCCAAGCGGAACTCGTGGTTGGCGTAGAATATCACCTTGTGGTAGGTTTTGTCAAAGTAGTGGTCCGAGTACTTGCTATAGTCGGGCGTCATGAAGCCATAGGCGCTGACCTGCACGGCAAAGATGATCATAAACCACAAAGAAGATCCATCTTAGACACGAGGGTTAGGGTCATGGAGCAGTTGACAACCTTGTGAGTTGATATTATCCtcataatgaaaataataaaaaagggtGTTTATGACTGGATGCACACTTGATTATGATAATAACTAATTATATTGGGAACCAAAGTTCAGTGGAGATATGGTTATTATGTAACTAGTTACATGGTTAGAACACCTTTGTAACCTGGTTACCTGGTCACAGGTGTGCAGAGCAGCCAGAAGCATCACAGATCCCGTAGACGGACGGAAGATTTCCCTGTATCTCTTCTTCAGTGTTTGGGCTGTAAAGAACCTACCAGATGGGTTTCAATCGAAGAATACAaaagaatattaaaaaaaagagaatggTGCATTGTGTAAGAGGCCCCCTATGGGTGGGGCAAGGGGCTGACAGTGTGGGCAGATGGGAGAAAATCTGCCCTCAGACGCATTTTACAGCGCCCTCTTCCCAACGACAGCACTCAttagaaacacaaacacttctGTCCATCCATGTAGATCTCCAGTGAACTCAGACCACCTCCCCCAACGCCACTCAAGTTGAACCCTCAGCCTGTTCAACTGTTTGGTCGTTTATTGTATCGTCTGGCTCACCTGTTCCTGAGGTAGCGGACAAAGTCTGGGTGAAGCATCTTCAGCTTCTCCGCCGTCGCGTCCTCTCCGAAGTACTTTGGTGGACtttgaaaagaaaacaaacgcaAATTATCGGGAATAAGAAATGCAATTTTGCAGTTTACTACTActgtaacgggggggggggttaggcagaacccAAGTGACAGTTCAAGGATTTATTTTGGTAAAGGATCGGGCAGGCAGAGAGCAGACAATAAAGTCACAGACAGGTGGGCAGGGAATCATCGGTGGGTCAGTAGACGAGGAGATAGCAACGGCAGGGCAGAAGAGCAAATTGGGAGTCGGGAACTGGagagcagacagaccgacagggactCGATGTCGGGCGGGAGGTCAGGCAGGCGAAGGGTTGATAACAGGAAGTCAGGCAGGTGGATCAGGAGACGGGgacagaggagcagacagaccgacagggactGGACGGCAGGCAGGACGCCAGACAGGCGAAGGTTCGTTAACAGGCAGAGTGGAGTAGACCAAGACAATCGGGAGTTGCGTGAAAGCTCTGAATGAAACTAGAGACGATCTGGCAAGGACTGAGTGAAAGGAGAGGACTGTTGTAGGGGGagcacaggtggaggtggttgggttaattaggggagatcagggtggcaggcaggtgaacgggaaaaccaggggcggaccTTGACAACTACAAAGAATGGCcgaaacacaaaacagaagcaGACAAAACTGAGGGGCTGAATATATTCACAAGTGatgttaaaggggtagttcggaattttggacatagggcctgattcacaagtgagctttggtattctttatcactggagacagttttcaacccatttcattcagtctttctagttgcagagttcgctggtgctaggctagcgcacgtcaacgggcaatgctagcctgctattaaaaacagtgttacccactccatagtacacccgaggtaaatcaattataacgccagactatagatttaaatgtctgtgttgatagaataatgttagaaataaaactaaccttgcatcgcatgaatcatcgagggactactttctcagcagaagagGAATTTTACTATGCGCCGGTTagttttgtaaccgaatcacgacagaagaacgtaaacagagaagcgtgggacagaagcgcaattgaacgacaaggcaacatggtggttcagtgtgcttttagaaattgtagaaatatacgctacagatgggcaccacaaagtttccaccaatttccagtgcgagatccaggaaggactcaactgtggcttgttgctgctggcttggacatcaaaacaccggctcgtacatgtacggttggttggatacaacaaattcctcataatcgtcttcaaaagcaaatGCATCGCTaagtcctccaaacgtggccatatcttgtgaattgaatacgctaatagaattccttcgttcactgtactcagcgtttgtagcaatgacagcggcaggtaaacaaactagagccggtaacctaggtatcagtccgccgctgccgtagcctactaccaggaatataacactgctgctgtgacccagcaattccctcaaaatgcaatgcaatgcaaggttggttttatttctaacatttttctatcaacagacatttaaatttatagtctgtcgttagaattgatttacctcgggtgtactgtggagtgggtaacactgtttttaatagcaggctagcattgcccgttgacgtgcgctagcctagcaccagcgaactctgcaactagaaagactgaatgaaatgggttgaaaactgtctccagtgataaagaataccaaagctcacttgggaatcaggccctatgtccaaaattccgaactacccctttataGGGTactacctatcgagtcttaaaaacaaaatggcgtcaacagggatctactgatggtattgtgtgtattaaaatgtcctttttaattaacaatttgtacacttacaaagttctcaatgccttgttttatatgttaagaaccttattatactaccaaagaagtgtagGGCTACTTATAGCCTTTTAACTGGTTAAAAATAGCGATtgagtttttaccataaccagtgcccccatcgttccaagtttatagtgCTTTGATAGAAtctgctaaaaacagccaactgaagaaagcgtctatgtgcgttttttgtgctccaaaacgaacgtttcaactcgttatcatacaaaacatatcccaaaccCATTTTACACCAGGATTACCCTTTAATTGTAGGATGGTCATTCTAGAATTGCAAAAATCCTAATTTGCCCCTTTTTGGTTTAACTCATAGCTATTTAGAGCGGACATGCTGCATACACGATAGAGCCATGGTAATAcaacattttttattcattagaaaggttcacaatcacacatgcacacaaacatactcacactaacactcacacacacacacactaacacacgctTACGTTTTGGATTTATCTTGGCCTCGCtccaccggtgtgtgtgtggagacagcTTTCACCATCAGGTAGTCCCGGTAACTGGTAGGAAGGAAGAGATAACGCGTCTCCTGTAGTCCAAatgacagagatagacagagcgacagagacagacagagcaacagagacagacagagtgaccgagacggacagagagacagagacagacagagtgaccgagacggacagagagacagagacagacagagcaacagagacagacagagtgaccgagacggacagagagacagagacagacagagcaaccgagacggacagagagacagagacagacagagtgaccgagacagacagacatgaaaaAAACCGTCAGTTGAGAAGCAGATATGAGGATTCCGACGGCAGTAACATAACCTTCAGCAAACTTTCaagattaaaaaacaaataataatgggTTGAAGAGCAGTGCCCAAGTTTTGTTGACTGCTAGTATGTTATGAGTCAACAGGGTCATTTGAGCCTGCAGAACGCTGgcactggggtggggggggtggtggtgttggtggcggtgggggtgcTGTGATGGCCATGGGGGGGTGGTTCTTACCTTGGACACCGGTGGCCCCCTGAAGCCCGCGCTACGGTAGCTCCCCATGGAGTTCCTCATAGTGTTGGTGGAGAAGGTGTAGTGGGTGGTGCGGGTGCCCACATCCTTCTGGAAACCATCAAGGATAGCCCCGTTCGTCCTGAAGAGTTAGAGATATTAATATAGatatggatacacacacacacacacacacacacacacacacacacacacacacacacacacacacacacacacacacacacacacacacacacacacacacacacacacacacacacactctatagcTATTTggggacgggggagacgggggctACCTGAACACGTAGTCGTGGCCGTCGATCTCGGGCCCCTTGCCGGAGTCCTTCAAGATGCCCCCGTTGCCGACCACGGCGCAGCGGATGCACTGCGAGCCGTTCCGTCGGCGCTCCCAGTCGTCAAACATCTGGTGGTTGGCCGTGAGGTTGAGTACGGAGAGCGAGGCCTTCagcgctgaggaggaggagtgaggaggttcAGAGGTGGACGCGCTTCATGTCATTCTGCCAGATCACTCCTGATCAGGACCACGCGTTTTGTGGTGATGGTAAATGGGCGATGGTCTGCATTCACACAGCTCTCTTCTAACCAGAGGCCACTCCAAGCGCTTCACAACACTGCCTCatattcacccgttcatgcacccattcacacacggacggcggagtcagccccgcagggcgacagccagctcgtctggagcagtcagggtgaggcgtctcgctcagggacacctcgacactcggaggagccggggatcgaactagcaaccttccggtcaccaGCCTTCGCTCTCCCTCATGAGCCACATGCCACCGAGTATCGAGCTCTGATAGACATAATCGCTCATTTCTGATGTAATAATTcattacatttatatagcgcttttcaatgacccaaagacgcttacagaagggggggacctaactcaccaccaccagtgtgtagcacccacttgggtgatgcacggcagccaatctgcgccagaacgctcaccacacaccagcttgaggtggaaagtgagggaattgatgagtcagccaattgtacaggaggattattagggggccggattgaatgagcctggttgggccaggctCATGTAGCGAGAGGCAACACAGTCCCACATTGGGTTGTGCACAATCAGGGATCCAGCAGTCCCATGTGGtagcagaacctctggagaCAGCACAGAGCATGTGCAGGAAACAGAAACTGCAAAGGGGCGGAGCTTAGGCCTTTTTTCCCGTTTCGTTGCAAACATATTCTGCTGAAGAAGACTTCTTTGTGCGAACGGATCGAAACAAAGTACGAAAAACAATTCTTACAGTCATAATCCATCGAGAACCATCCGTAGGCTCCGTGAAACTGCTTCAGGCGCTGGTGCTGGTGCAGCGTGACGTCCTTGGCCCACTGGAGAACCGGAACGGTCCCCAGGAAACTTCCATTAAAGCCGGATGACGACCACTTCCTGGCGATGGAATCTGGGCAGGTCTGGGGGAGCAGATAGGGGACACTAATGGAATCATTACCTTACTATAGTGTGGTATATCTGATGATCCCTGCATCTTTGAAGAGGATGCAGGGATCACCTTCTGCTGGTTCGAGAAACGGCCTGGTGCAGTTCCAACAACATGCTGATACAGTCCTCCCTATAGTATAGTTGATACAGACAGGGGgcgccccccctctctgcccagagcagttagggtgaggcgtgttgctctgggacacctcgacactagtGATCGAACCAGcagccttccggttaccagccaacccgctctacctcctgagctgcgGCTGCCCTATTGGACATTGGACaaatggcggggggggggggggggactcactgTCTGTGGTGGGATGTCTTCTTTGCTGTACGTATCTCCAATGTAGGCCTCCTCGAAGGTCAGCACCCTGGGAGTGGGCTCAATGGGGGCTGGTCTAGACGTGGTTACCCTCGGTCCCCTGGCCGGCACCCTGGGAGTGGGCTCAATGGGGGCTGGTCTAGACGTGGTTACCCTCGCTCCCCTGGCCGGCGGCTGGCCGGCGGCAGCAGTGGTGGATGGCGCTGGTCCCGGACTGGACGGGTCTGGGGCCACACTGCTCGGGTCAACACTGGAGGCCCCGGGGTCCTGGCCAAAGAGACTGTTGTTGAGCCGAAGGGGCCCCAGGCGATCTCCTGGAATGCTGCAAGgggcaaaatacaaaaaataagtCGTTGAGCGGGTGGAAATCCGTCTGCATCCGTCTGCTTCTTTAATCTAAGCCATATGACTTCCATATCGACTGCCTTCCCTAACATCCCAGTGAACCTATGTGTATGGTATAGAAGAACGCTGATATAGGAGATCAGCTGTTATCAGGATAAATATACAACAGGGCGGTTAAACTAACTAAATTGAATGTTTTCACCTCTAATTCTTTCATAACAATGACAATGAGTCATCCTCAacatcatcctcttcatcgtAGCTGTGCTGTATCACATGTCAGCCACAAAGAAAGACACACGCTACATGAAATATGCAGAACCCTCTGACCCTCAACAACCCAGCCTCAACCAGAGGCCACTAGAAAACGAACACGTCAGTGTAGCTGCTGCTCTCCCTTCATACCCGTCCCCGTCCCTCTCCTTCTGTTTTCATTGATGACTTTCTTCAGAGGATGGTGGCTTTGTACATTTAAACACCGGGAGCAAACTGAGCATCTTGTTTTTCCCACATTTGACAGAAGGGCAGCTGCAGCCTCAGATAACAatggtgctgttggtgtgtggtACGTCCCCTGTGACGCAACAAGTAATGGTTCCAGTGGAGCAAAGAAACACTGGGAGACCGTGTGTTATGAACCTTTACAACCCGCATACAGTGCGTTGTGATCAACAAGATTAGAGAGCTGCCACTGCATGCCTTCAGCCATAAGCCCACTGAGACCGGCGGCTCCTCGCCAAATGAGCGGCTTGGCCCCGACCGGTCATTTACTGTCTGGAGATGGACCTCCACCAGACGGACGCCCCGCCCTGCTGCGTTGGCCCCAACGCTCCAACACGCCCGGTCCTACCAGAGGCCGTCCCACTGGAAGTCACCAGCCTGTTCTCCTGGTGTGAACCAGAATGGTGGggtgcccgtgtgtgtgggggtagttTAACCGACTTGCCtgcttgggggggaggggctggctgcGTACCAGGCCCGCCCCAGGAGGTCCATGTGCCAGGGGGTCCACACCTCCAGGCTCACACTCATCAGGTAGAAGAGGGGCAGGCTGCCGGCCGCCAGGAGGCCGAACAAGATGCGCAGCCGGGGCGCCATGGCACGCCGTCGCCCGGCCGCACGCTGCTCACAGGCCGCCGGCGGGGCTAGCGGTCCACTGAGGCCCCCGCCTTCCCCGGTGCATGGGGGGCCgctgagggggggtggagggcggtctcagcgagaggaggagaggacagggggggCCCCGTTGGGTGATTCCCAGAGGGGCGGAGCCACAGGGGTATGGAGAAAACGTGGGCGGGGCCTCGTCCAATTAGGAGGCTCTCAAAGGGGGATTTAATTGGACCACCGCAGACTCTGTGCTCCTCTcctagagagacaaagacaacgGTTACATGCCCCCATTCCAAAACCTTTTCGTACCGAACTTTTGAACTCTTCCAATCCGGTTTCACTCcaaacacagtacagaaactgccctcctcaaagtgaccaatgaccttctgctatcctctgacactggctccctcaatatcctcatcctccttgaccccagtgctgcctttgacacgatcaatcactccattatcctctcccgtctccaatccacccttggcatcactggcaccgccctctcctggctcggatcctatctctccgacagacatcaattcatcgccatcaacaactgtcaatcagccactactcctctcatccccggtgtcccccagggttctgtgcttggtccactcctctttattctgtacatgcttcctcttggtcagatcctccgtcaccatggactccggttccattgttacgccgatgacactaagctttacctcccctccaaaaccatcagtccttccaccctctcaaccctctccaactgtttgactgacatcaagacctggatgcaaaacagcttcctcaaactcaactccaacaaatctgaaatcctcatcattggtcctgacaccctcactcactccactctgaacttcacccttaacattgacggctccgccatcaccccctccaccaaaatccgtaaccttggagttatcctggaccccactctctccttcctcccccatgttaaccatattaccaaaactgcctttttccaccaccgaaacatcgcccgcctccgacccaacctgtcaactaccactgctgcgacactcatccacgctttcatttcatccaggcttgactactgcaatggtcttctctacggcaccaccaacaaagtcctcaaaaaacttcaatatgtccagaactcagctgcacgcctcctcactggtacccgctccagagaacacatcacacctgtcctccctgaactccattggcttccaattaaacaccgAATCAACTTCATAATCGtgctcatcacctacaaggccctcaacagcctagcccccccctaccttgccgacctcctccatcaccgcgccccctcccgattcctaaGTTCCATTTCTGCCAACCttctacaagttccacggactgagcgtcggacttggggtgatcgggccttctcagttgctgcccccaccctttggaattcactcccctcccacatcaaagtctctccaaccctctcttctttcaaatctgcactcAAAACATTCCTTTTTACACTAGCCTTctccacctaactcccaccttattcttcatgtttaacctccgtttttcttctttttcctagtctgtcttacatagttttgatagggcaatatgtaaagcgtcttatagagtaccatattaagcgctatataaatttaatttattattattattattattattattattaccgcCATTCCGACAGTCTATCAATCAGTGGCGCCAacttcaggtcaacattgggggATCGTAAATATTTCGttcaaatgtgttcaaccaaaaagcagccatttcagtattatttatctgTAATCTATTTGATTAATTGCAAATTTTGCTTGTGATGATATTGTGTGTTGTGAAGGGCAGGGCGTGCACTTagttaacatggcctgggaatgtataaataaatattctatGAAATTTAAAACTGgacaatttattcgttagacTTGGATTTAAACTCAATGCAGGACCACTATTGGAGTGGATTGGACGAATATGGGAACGAAATTAATTGTTTGGAGTGCCGCGGCAGAACGAATGGGCGCAGTTATCGGCCCAAGGCAATACAATATGCTTTACAAAGGAGAAAGGCGAGAATATAACCTGCCCTGGAACCACCGTTCAACACAAATTCTCGAAGgggatcaataaaaataaaccaacagcTTTTGCCCATAGAAAGCAAATCCGTTAAACATAGACTGTTAAACAATATCCCCCAA encodes:
- the LOC130371152 gene encoding alpha-N-acetylgalactosaminide alpha-2,6-sialyltransferase 2-like gives rise to the protein MAPRLRILFGLLAAGSLPLFYLMSVSLEVWTPWHMDLLGRAWYAASPSPPSSIPGDRLGPLRLNNSLFGQDPGASSVDPSSVAPDPSSPGPAPSTTAAAGQPPARGARVTTSRPAPIEPTPRVPARGPRVTTSRPAPIEPTPRVLTFEEAYIGDTYSKEDIPPQTTCPDSIARKWSSSGFNGSFLGTVPVLQWAKDVTLHQHQRLKQFHGAYGWFSMDYDSLKASLSVLNLTANHQMFDDWERRRNGSQCIRCAVVGNGGILKDSGKGPEIDGHDYVFRTNGAILDGFQKDVGTRTTHYTFSTNTMRNSMGSYRSAGFRGPPVSKETRYLFLPTSYRDYLMVKAVSTHTPVERGQDKSKTPPKYFGEDATAEKLKMLHPDFVRYLRNRFFTAQTLKKRYREIFRPSTGSVMLLAALHTCDQVSAYGFMTPDYSKYSDHYFDKTYHKVIFYANHEFRLELALWQQLHKAGLMRLFMRPPTTGSPRPATHGPQSNGTG